The DNA region CCGTGGCCGCCAGGGAGACAATACCGATCCAAATTTCTCCGGTTCTGCCAAGGATGGCCGAGGCTACGTCAACGTGCGGACTGGCTGATTCCGCCAGTCTGTCCAGGGGAATGTATTTGATGGACGCGTATCCATAGAGCAGGTTCACGATGAAAATGATTCCAAGCCCCAAGAACATGGACTTGGGAATGTTTTTCTCCGGATCGATGGTTTCCTCTGCCATGGGGCAGACGAATTCGATGCCGATATACAGCCAGATGGCCAGAGCGATCAGCGAAAAAACCTCCATGCCCATCGGGTTGAAAGGCATGGGAGGCATACTCGGTGCGGGTGCGCCCAGCCCCAGCAGGCCCACGGCGCCCAGGGCGGACATCGAGAGGATCATTATGCCGGTAAAGAGAATCTGCGATTTGGCGAAGATATCCACGCCCACCACATTCAGAATCACCAACAATGCCAGCAGAAAAAGTGAAAAAACCATGGGCGGGAGCGACGGCATGAACACGCCGTTGACCACGAACCCGGAAACGGCCAGCTCGGCGGGACCGGCCAGCATGCTCACAACAACGTAGCCGCAGATAGTGGCCACAATGGCCGGAAGCGAGCCCATGGCCACCCGGGTGTAGGTGCTGATGCCGCCCGCCTGCGGCATGATGCAGGCGAGCTCGGCGAAGCTCATGGCCGTAAAATATTGCAGCAGCCAGGCGGCGATCATGGCGAAAAGAAATCCGCCGCCTGCTATTCCCATGCCCTGCCCCAGGGAAACCAGCGTGGTGGAAGCCACCACAAGCCCGACGCCCACAGCCAGGCAGGACCAGAAGCCCAACGTCCGTTTCAGTTGATTATCAGAAGCCATTTCAATTCTCCTCTGCCACCGGAACGCCCTATACTCAGCAACGATTCAGGGTCTTCCTGTGCTGTTGAAAAAGGAACATCAGGTGCTCGAACCTATGACGGCGTCCACCTCGATCTCCACGATCTGCTCGGGCCGGAACAGGCCCTTGATTTCGCACATGGTTGTGATCGGTTTGATTTTTTTGAAATATTCCGAATAGGCGCGAATGCAGTCCCCGGCTTTGCTTATGTCCGTGATGTAGGTGCGCACACGCACGACGTCCGAATAGCGGGAGCCGGCCAGCTCCAGGGCGTCGCCGATTTTTTCAAAAATGTTTTTGGCCTGGCCGTAAGCATCGCCGGGACAGGCAACATTGCCTTCGGAATCCGTAGCCGTGGTGCCGCCCACATAGACAAAAGGACCGACCCGGACCGCCCGGCTGTATCCGACCTTTTCCTCAAGGGGGGCGCCGGAAGCGATCATTTGACGCGTAAGCTCCATAGCTCTCTCCT from Oceanidesulfovibrio marinus includes:
- a CDS encoding APC family permease; protein product: MASDNQLKRTLGFWSCLAVGVGLVVASTTLVSLGQGMGIAGGGFLFAMIAAWLLQYFTAMSFAELACIMPQAGGISTYTRVAMGSLPAIVATICGYVVVSMLAGPAELAVSGFVVNGVFMPSLPPMVFSLFLLALLVILNVVGVDIFAKSQILFTGIMILSMSALGAVGLLGLGAPAPSMPPMPFNPMGMEVFSLIALAIWLYIGIEFVCPMAEETIDPEKNIPKSMFLGLGIIFIVNLLYGYASIKYIPLDRLAESASPHVDVASAILGRTGEIWIGIVSLAATASSVNTLVGVIPRMLYGMAHDGEIPSIFGMIHPRFRTPWVGIVLMGVGMAAVLVSGVAGIEAIVIFIMAAALSWLIAYIIAHVDVIILRTRYKNIARPYKAPLYPLPQIIGIGGMIFLIINIFPDPITAAEIYKFGGLMVGIAIIYALLWIKLVMKKPLFKPISLDAAE
- a CDS encoding RidA family protein; amino-acid sequence: MELTRQMIASGAPLEEKVGYSRAVRVGPFVYVGGTTATDSEGNVACPGDAYGQAKNIFEKIGDALELAGSRYSDVVRVRTYITDISKAGDCIRAYSEYFKKIKPITTMCEIKGLFRPEQIVEIEVDAVIGSST